From the genome of Acidihalobacter aeolianus:
GCGGAGTTGGAAGAACGATTTGACACGTTATATAGCCGCCTGCGCGAACGCCTGGATAGTCAGGAGCTTCGTGCTCAAGGGACGGGGGGGGCGCACGTACAGGCGCTTAAACTGCTTGAGCGAGGTATTCCTGCGGAGGAACTGATGACGGTTTGCGGATTGTCTCGGGGAGAGGTCGACCTACTGAAGGCATTGCACGAAGCCGGTGACGGCAATGGGGAGCATCAGGATCCTCCTGTAGGTTGAACATCCTCAGCATTTTCCGGCAGTTCGATGAACGCATCACCGGTACTCCACCCGATCCGATACGCGAACGCTAGAACTTCAGCGACTGCCACATACAGACTTTCCGGTATTTCGTCTCCCAGTGGCACTTGAGCCAGAACCTGGCATAACTGGGCATCAGCGCGCATGGGTACGTTATGCAAGCGTGCGATTTCCATAATCCGCTCACCGATTTCCCCCTGCCCCTTGGCGGTCACGCGTGGTGCGCCCTCGCCGTTGTATTTGAGCGCGATGGCGAGACGTCTTAGAACCGTCGGAGGAAGCGTATTTTCGCTCATGCTCGAGTATCGACTAATCCAGAAGTTGTCGGGGTGACCGACGGCGAGCCCGGCGCTGTCCCGTGATGACTTTGCAGCAGCCCCGGCGTCAGTCCGTGACTTTCCCACGCGGCGGCGAGCTCTGGCAGCGCATTGGAGATCCGATCTGTAATACTCGGGTTCGAGGACCAGAAATGCGCCGATACGATATTGAGCCGGTTAGTTACGACGGCCTCTAGTGTGTTTGATTCGCCGAGTGGGAGCTGTATGCGTACGGTCCAATTTTCCTGCGCTGTCTCGTGCTCTGAGGATGGGGAGTCACTTTCTATTTCTATGTGTAGGCTATGAAAGTCCTGACCTTGGGCAATGGGTAGTTCGATGGTCCAAACCAACGGCGCATTAGTTGTATTGGCTGTGGGTTGGCTTGCAAGTTGATGGATTCCTATTCGTGCCTGGATGCTTTCACCGATTTGGCGGGTTTGTGCCAATGCCGTGTGTTCCGGTACCTGATTGGGAATTGATTCCAGTAGACGCCCGACAGCAATCTTCATATCAGAGGGGGGCGGGGTGCTTCCTCCGACCAAGCGAGCTTCCAACGATAGGCCGGAGTTATTCAACGCTTGTTTTAAGCCGGTGGGGGTAGCGAGCTGCGCTGGGGTGGGGGTGTTGTTTAGCAGCCCGCGTGCAGGTGCTGCGGTGGTTGTCGGAAGTTGCGGTAGAAGCTTGCTCAAAGCGCGTAGTGAGCTGTCTAAGGCTTGCTGTACCGGGAGGAGGCTGCGCAAGGCGCGCTCTACGGCCGCGGTCTGGGGAGGAGTTGATGAAGATGCTGCGGGTGGCATTTGTCTGAGCACGACTTCATTTGGCGTGCGTTGAACACTTAGGCGGAGTGATTCTCCAGTTTGTAGCGGAGTAGATGAGCGGACAGGTATCAGTAAGCCACCGATCTGCAATTTTGCCTGCCCACCACCCGCTTGGGCAGGTGTTCCTTCAACCACAAACGCGCGGAGAATTTGACCGACTCGCCAGGCAGCGACTTCAAGTCGACCGGCTGAGCTGTTGCTCTGAGCTAGGCTTTGGCTGTCGATGCGTAAACCGAATTCCACAGAATGCGCTTCCCCGGCATTGTGCCGTCATTGGATTGTCTGCAGTCGGTGTGCGAATGTGGTGCGGTTTCTCAGCTGAGAAACTCGCGAATGCTCGCGATTTCCTCCGCGGCATCCTCCAGCATCTGTAACGAGCGATCCGAGCCGATGTCGCCGAGCCCTAGTTTACGGAAAGCAGGGGCTTCGTTCAGTGAGTCGATTGGCAAGGTGCGGTCATTGCGGATATCGGCAT
Proteins encoded in this window:
- a CDS encoding DUF2802 domain-containing protein, with protein sequence MHIDWLSVLVALDLIYFPVIAAWAAWQVLRLRGEREQAKQQGNLLQSQVDALRQSVNEVRQRDAELEERFDTLYSRLRERLDSQELRAQGTGGAHVQALKLLERGIPAEELMTVCGLSRGEVDLLKALHEAGDGNGEHQDPPVG
- a CDS encoding flagellar hook-length control protein FliK, producing the protein MEFGLRIDSQSLAQSNSSAGRLEVAAWRVGQILRAFVVEGTPAQAGGGQAKLQIGGLLIPVRSSTPLQTGESLRLSVQRTPNEVVLRQMPPAASSSTPPQTAAVERALRSLLPVQQALDSSLRALSKLLPQLPTTTAAPARGLLNNTPTPAQLATPTGLKQALNNSGLSLEARLVGGSTPPPSDMKIAVGRLLESIPNQVPEHTALAQTRQIGESIQARIGIHQLASQPTANTTNAPLVWTIELPIAQGQDFHSLHIEIESDSPSSEHETAQENWTVRIQLPLGESNTLEAVVTNRLNIVSAHFWSSNPSITDRISNALPELAAAWESHGLTPGLLQSHHGTAPGSPSVTPTTSGLVDTRA
- a CDS encoding EscU/YscU/HrcU family type III secretion system export apparatus switch protein, with amino-acid sequence MSENTLPPTVLRRLAIALKYNGEGAPRVTAKGQGEIGERIMEIARLHNVPMRADAQLCQVLAQVPLGDEIPESLYVAVAEVLAFAYRIGWSTGDAFIELPENAEDVQPTGGS